From Pontibacter actiniarum, a single genomic window includes:
- a CDS encoding class I fructose-bisphosphate aldolase, whose protein sequence is MTYDNIVSMLGSEAESLLQYESKTIAREQLHLPGPDFVDRIFAQSNRSPQVMRSLQQLYDHGRLGGTGYLSILPVDQGIEHTAGASFAPNPIYFDPENIIKLAMEGGCNAVATTFGNLAMMSRKYAHKIPFVVKINHNELMTYPNKYDQIMFGSVDEAWNLGATAVGATIYFGSEESTRQIMEVAEAFERAHELGMATILWCYTRNNAFKKDGTDYHVAADLTGQANHLGVTIQADIIKQKLPENNGGFKAIGFGKTNEKMYSELSSDNPIDLCRYQVANCYMGRAGLINSGGESKGESDLADAVRTAVINKRAGGMGLISGRKAFQKDMKVGVELLNAIQDVYLANEITVA, encoded by the coding sequence ATGACCTACGATAACATCGTTTCGATGCTCGGATCTGAAGCAGAGAGCCTGCTGCAGTATGAAAGTAAAACTATTGCCAGGGAGCAGCTGCATTTGCCGGGGCCGGACTTCGTGGATAGGATCTTCGCCCAGTCGAACCGCAGCCCGCAGGTGATGCGCAGCCTGCAGCAGCTCTACGACCACGGCCGCCTGGGAGGTACGGGCTACCTGTCCATCCTGCCCGTAGACCAGGGCATTGAGCATACGGCCGGTGCCTCCTTTGCGCCAAACCCAATCTACTTCGACCCGGAGAACATCATTAAGCTGGCGATGGAAGGCGGCTGCAACGCGGTGGCTACTACCTTCGGTAACCTGGCCATGATGTCGCGGAAGTATGCGCACAAGATCCCGTTTGTGGTAAAGATCAACCACAACGAGCTGATGACCTACCCAAACAAGTATGACCAGATCATGTTCGGCTCCGTTGACGAGGCCTGGAACCTGGGCGCAACGGCTGTGGGAGCCACCATATACTTTGGGTCAGAGGAGTCTACCCGCCAGATAATGGAGGTGGCCGAGGCTTTTGAGCGCGCCCATGAGTTAGGTATGGCCACCATCCTGTGGTGCTATACCCGCAACAACGCCTTTAAGAAAGACGGCACCGACTACCACGTGGCCGCCGACCTGACTGGCCAGGCCAACCACCTGGGGGTAACCATACAGGCCGACATCATCAAACAGAAGCTTCCGGAGAACAACGGCGGCTTTAAGGCCATCGGCTTCGGCAAGACGAATGAGAAAATGTATTCGGAGCTCTCCAGCGATAACCCGATTGACCTGTGCCGCTACCAGGTGGCCAACTGCTACATGGGCCGTGCCGGCCTGATCAACTCCGGCGGCGAGTCTAAAGGCGAGTCTGACCTGGCGGACGCGGTGCGTACGGCGGTGATAAATAAGCGCGCAGGCGGCATGGGACTGATCTCGGGCCGCAAGGCTTTCCAGAAAGACATGAAGGTTGGCGTGGAGCTGCTGAACGCAATTCAGGACGTATATCTGGCAAACGAGATTAC